One region of Clostridiales bacterium genomic DNA includes:
- a CDS encoding phage holin family protein: MKEFWTTIQVAFAAVGGWLGWFMGGCDGLLYALLAFVVLDYITGVMCAIVDHKLSSEIGFKGIFKKLLIFELVGIGHIIDAQVIGNGSVLRTAVIFFYISNEGISLIENAGHLGLPIPEKLKSVLEQLHDRAEREDK; the protein is encoded by the coding sequence ATGAAAGAATTCTGGACGACCATTCAGGTAGCCTTTGCGGCAGTAGGCGGTTGGCTCGGTTGGTTTATGGGCGGGTGCGACGGCCTGCTTTATGCGCTGCTGGCATTCGTCGTGCTCGACTACATCACCGGTGTCATGTGTGCCATTGTGGATCACAAGCTGTCAAGTGAGATTGGTTTCAAGGGGATTTTCAAAAAGCTCCTAATTTTTGAGCTGGTCGGCATCGGACACATCATCGACGCACAGGTCATCGGCAACGGCAGCGTTCTGCGAACCGCCGTGATTTTCTTCTATATCTCCAACGAGGGCATCTCGCTGATTGAAAATGCGGGGCATCTGGGACTGCCCATTCCCGAAAAACTGAAATCCGTGCTGGAGCAGCTTCATGACCGTGCGGAAAGGGAGGACAAATAA
- a CDS encoding recombinase family protein codes for MNTAARTVTVIPPSITPMTHLTNTQLYKLRVAAYARVSTDSDEQFTSYEAQIDYYTQYIQRNPEWTFVKVYTDEGISGTNTKRRAGFNEMIEDALAGKIDLIVTKSVSRFARNTVDSLVTIRKLKEKGVQVYFEKENIYTFDGKGELLLTIMSSLAQEESRSISENVTWGQRKRFADGKVNLPYKNFLGYRKGADGFPEVVPEEAVIVRRIYSRFMEGLTSGAIAKELIADGIPTPSGKLRWQSSTVESILKNEKYKGAALLQKCFTVDFLTKKKKINEGEVPQYYVEHSHEPIITPEEFDKVQTELARRKQISRQYSGKGIFSSRIVCGGCGSYFGSKVWNSTSKYRRVIWQCNGKFKGEHKCETPHLDEETIKARFVTALNAIIESKDNILEDCRLMQATLTDCAGIDTEIESLLEEIDVVTELTMRCIAENSQTAQNQEEYAARYNGFVERYEKAKARLEQLRTTKAAREAQSEAIGAFMFEVQELDALTEFDEKLWLTIIDTVTVHTDGRMAFKFQGGTEIEA; via the coding sequence ATGAACACTGCGGCTCGGACGGTTACGGTGATACCACCGTCCATCACCCCTATGACCCATCTAACCAACACACAGCTTTACAAACTGCGAGTTGCCGCCTACGCCCGTGTGTCCACGGACAGCGATGAGCAGTTTACCAGCTACGAAGCTCAAATCGACTACTACACACAGTACATCCAGCGAAACCCAGAATGGACTTTTGTAAAGGTCTATACCGATGAAGGCATTTCCGGGACAAATACCAAACGCCGTGCAGGCTTTAACGAGATGATAGAGGATGCCCTTGCGGGAAAAATCGACCTTATCGTCACAAAGTCAGTTAGTCGATTCGCCAGAAATACGGTCGACAGCCTGGTCACGATTCGAAAACTCAAGGAAAAAGGTGTTCAGGTCTACTTTGAAAAAGAGAACATTTACACCTTTGACGGCAAGGGAGAACTGCTGCTTACCATCATGTCCAGTCTTGCCCAGGAGGAAAGCCGCTCCATTTCCGAGAATGTGACCTGGGGACAAAGAAAGCGTTTCGCCGATGGCAAGGTCAACCTGCCTTATAAGAACTTCCTTGGTTATCGCAAAGGCGCAGACGGTTTTCCAGAAGTTGTGCCGGAGGAGGCGGTCATCGTCCGCAGAATCTATTCACGCTTCATGGAAGGATTGACATCTGGTGCCATTGCAAAAGAATTGATAGCAGATGGAATTCCAACCCCATCTGGAAAACTGCGGTGGCAGTCCAGCACAGTGGAGAGCATCCTGAAAAATGAGAAGTACAAGGGGGCGGCGTTATTACAAAAATGCTTCACAGTCGATTTTCTCACAAAAAAGAAAAAAATTAACGAGGGCGAGGTGCCACAGTATTATGTGGAGCACAGCCATGAGCCGATAATTACGCCGGAAGAGTTCGACAAAGTTCAGACGGAGCTTGCGCGGCGCAAGCAGATCAGCCGCCAGTACAGCGGAAAGGGCATTTTTTCTTCCCGCATCGTCTGCGGGGGCTGCGGCTCCTACTTTGGCTCGAAAGTCTGGAACTCGACCTCAAAATACCGCAGGGTCATCTGGCAATGCAACGGCAAATTCAAGGGTGAGCACAAATGCGAAACGCCGCATCTGGACGAGGAAACCATTAAAGCGCGGTTCGTGACCGCCCTTAACGCTATCATCGAAAGCAAAGACAACATCCTTGAGGATTGCCGATTGATGCAAGCCACCCTGACAGACTGTGCAGGCATTGATACAGAAATCGAGAGTCTGCTTGAGGAGATCGATGTGGTGACCGAACTGACAATGCGTTGCATTGCGGAAAATTCACAGACGGCACAGAACCAGGAAGAATACGCCGCCCGGTACAATGGGTTTGTAGAGCGGTATGAAAAAGCCAAGGCACGGCTCGAACAGCTCCGCACTACAAAAGCTGCACGGGAAGCCCAGTCAGAAGCCATCGGAGCGTTTATGTTTGAGGTGCAGGAATTGGATGCCCTCACCGAGTTTGACGAAAAGCTCTGGCTGACCATCATCGACACGGTAACTGTCCACACAGACGGACGAATGGCATTTAAATTCCAGGGCGGCACAGAAATCGAGGCGTGA
- a CDS encoding LysM peptidoglycan-binding domain-containing protein gives MAYTNSPLVSYTKLSPNHSGQRTHNIDRITPHCVVGQCSVETLGNIFLPASRQASSNYGIGVDGRVGMYVEEKNRSWCSSSAANDQRAITIECASDSTEPYAFKDMVYKCLIELCTDICRRNGKTKLLWLGDKNKTLNYIPKQDEMVLTVHRWFANKSCPGNWMYARMGDLASKVTAALGGDVKPADPVKPTGTLHVGDLVTITGSTYYGGKTIPGWVKKLRWYVVEVSGDRAVINKDESGRYAIMSPVKTSALAVAGTKPVEDYRVHTVVHGDTLWAIAKKYLGNGSRYKELISLNGLKSNVIYSGMKLKIPYK, from the coding sequence ATGGCTTACACGAACAGCCCTCTGGTGTCCTACACCAAACTCAGCCCGAACCATTCCGGGCAGCGCACCCACAACATTGACCGCATCACGCCTCACTGCGTGGTGGGTCAGTGCTCGGTGGAAACTCTGGGCAATATTTTTCTGCCTGCATCCCGGCAGGCAAGCAGCAACTACGGCATTGGCGTGGACGGCAGAGTTGGGATGTATGTGGAGGAGAAGAACCGCTCTTGGTGCTCCTCTTCCGCAGCCAACGACCAGAGAGCCATCACAATCGAGTGCGCCAGTGACAGCACTGAGCCGTATGCGTTCAAGGATATGGTGTACAAGTGCCTCATCGAGCTTTGCACCGATATCTGCAGGCGCAACGGCAAGACGAAGCTGCTCTGGTTGGGTGATAAGAATAAGACACTCAATTACATCCCAAAGCAGGATGAGATGGTTCTGACTGTCCACAGATGGTTTGCCAACAAGAGCTGCCCCGGTAACTGGATGTATGCCCGCATGGGCGATCTGGCATCCAAGGTCACTGCGGCTCTCGGCGGTGATGTAAAGCCTGCCGACCCGGTCAAGCCCACTGGCACACTTCATGTTGGCGACCTCGTGACCATCACGGGCAGCACCTACTATGGCGGCAAAACCATTCCCGGCTGGGTGAAGAAACTCCGCTGGTATGTGGTCGAGGTCAGCGGCGACCGCGCCGTCATCAACAAGGATGAATCCGGCAGGTACGCCATCATGTCGCCGGTCAAGACCTCTGCACTTGCCGTGGCAGGCACGAAACCCGTCGAGGACTACCGCGTCCATACCGTTGTACATGGCGACACCCTCTGGGCAATCGCAAAAAAGTATCTCGGCAACGGCAGCCGCTATAAGGAGCTTATCAGCCTGAACGGACTGAAAAGCAATGTCATCTACAGCGGCATGAAACTCAAAATCCCCTATAAGTAA
- a CDS encoding recombinase family protein — MDRIIKRVDFPKIMQPQALKVCAYTRVSSGKNAMLHSLSAQISHYSEMIQSHIGWAYCGVYSDEALTGTKSDREGFQQMLTDCRAGKIDMVITKSISRFARNTVTLLETVRELKNLGIDVFFEEQNIRTMSADGELMLTILASYAQEESRSVSENQKWRVKRNFEAGIPWNGRMLGYRMQEGKYCIIPEEAELVRRIYREFLDGMGRNRIAARLNEEGIQPTRYGEEWHPQTIAKILRNYAYTGNLLLQRFFCESHITKKMVPNVGQKAMYHAVGTHEAIIPLAEWKAAQEEIIRRAERHGSKPPAQPSFFYTGRIQCAKCGKNFRRKTTAARIVWICATLNTKGKKYCASKQIPEATLDELVRQVTDDPCSIEKIIADDGNTLHFHFLGGTVVTRTWTDRSRAESWTPEMKEKARQQSLARRRQKS; from the coding sequence ATGGATAGAATTATAAAACGGGTCGATTTCCCGAAAATCATGCAACCCCAGGCGTTGAAAGTATGCGCCTACACCCGTGTTTCTTCCGGAAAGAATGCCATGCTCCATTCGCTTTCTGCCCAGATCAGCCACTACAGCGAAATGATCCAGTCTCACATTGGCTGGGCCTATTGCGGTGTTTACAGCGACGAAGCACTGACCGGTACAAAGAGCGATCGGGAAGGCTTTCAGCAGATGCTGACGGACTGCCGTGCAGGAAAAATTGATATGGTCATTACAAAAAGCATTTCACGCTTTGCCCGCAACACCGTCACGCTTTTGGAAACCGTCCGGGAGCTGAAGAACCTGGGCATCGATGTGTTCTTCGAAGAGCAGAATATCCGCACCATGAGTGCGGACGGTGAATTGATGCTCACCATTCTGGCTTCCTATGCCCAGGAAGAAAGCCGCTCTGTCAGTGAGAACCAGAAATGGCGTGTTAAAAGAAACTTTGAAGCGGGTATTCCTTGGAACGGCCGGATGCTTGGCTACCGAATGCAGGAGGGCAAATACTGTATCATTCCGGAGGAGGCCGAGCTTGTGCGCCGCATTTACCGGGAATTTCTCGACGGCATGGGGCGAAACCGCATTGCAGCAAGACTGAACGAGGAGGGGATTCAGCCCACCAGGTATGGTGAGGAATGGCATCCACAGACGATAGCCAAAATTCTGCGGAATTACGCTTACACAGGTAATCTGCTCTTGCAAAGGTTCTTCTGTGAAAGCCACATCACAAAGAAAATGGTCCCCAATGTTGGCCAAAAGGCAATGTACCATGCCGTAGGAACTCATGAGGCCATAATTCCTTTGGCTGAGTGGAAGGCAGCGCAGGAAGAGATTATTCGGAGAGCCGAGAGGCACGGTTCAAAACCTCCCGCACAGCCATCCTTCTTTTATACTGGTCGAATTCAGTGTGCAAAATGTGGGAAGAACTTCCGCAGAAAAACGACGGCAGCACGGATTGTTTGGATTTGCGCCACGCTCAACACCAAAGGGAAAAAGTACTGCGCTTCCAAGCAGATACCGGAAGCCACCCTTGACGAATTGGTGCGGCAGGTCACAGATGACCCTTGCAGCATTGAAAAAATTATCGCTGATGACGGCAACACATTGCACTTTCATTTTTTGGGCGGCACAGTGGTCACACGAACCTGGACAGACCGTTCCAGGGCTGAAAGCTGGACACCGGAAATGAAAGAAAAGGCTCGGCAACAGTCGCTGGCCAGAAGGAGGCAAAAATCATGA
- a CDS encoding RNA polymerase subunit sigma-70 yields MTEMERNRVVGLQHQGYGYKKISTLTGLPLNTVKSFCTRHPVRYEDIAEQQGLCRNCLKQLEQTPHRRKRYFCSDTCRMAWWNAHPEKVNRRAYYKLVCKNCGEEFESYGNNRRTFCSRLCYTQYRRKEACK; encoded by the coding sequence ATGACGGAAATGGAACGAAACCGGGTCGTGGGACTCCAACACCAGGGCTACGGATACAAGAAAATATCCACTCTAACCGGACTGCCGCTGAACACAGTGAAATCCTTTTGTACCAGGCATCCCGTCCGATATGAGGATATTGCCGAGCAACAAGGACTCTGCCGAAACTGTTTGAAGCAACTGGAGCAGACACCACATCGCCGAAAACGGTATTTCTGCTCGGATACCTGCCGTATGGCGTGGTGGAATGCTCACCCCGAAAAAGTGAACCGCAGGGCTTATTACAAGCTGGTGTGCAAGAACTGCGGCGAAGAGTTTGAGAGCTACGGAAACAATCGTCGTACTTTCTGCTCCCGCTTGTGCTATACACAGTATCGTCGAAAGGAGGCTTGCAAATGA